In Polynucleobacter sp. TUM22923, one genomic interval encodes:
- the ctaD gene encoding cytochrome c oxidase subunit I: MSTVSTTHDHAHDHAHDDHTPHGWRRWLFATNHKDIGTMYLIFSFVSLLAGGVMALGIRLELFQPGLQFFRPEFFNQLTTMHGLVMVFGAIMPAFVGFANWMVPLQIGASDMAFARMNNFSFWILPVAACLLFGSFLAPGGAPAGGWTLYAPLTSQMGPGLDMAIFALHLLGASSIMGSINIIVTILNMRAPGLTLMKMPMFCWTWLITAYLLIAVMPVLAGAITMVLTDRHFGTSFFSAVGGGDPIMFQHIFWFFGHPEVYIMILPAFGIVSEIIPAFSRKTLFGYSSMVYATSSIAILSFIVWAHHMFATGMPVTGQLFFMYATMLIAVPTGVKIFNWIATMWKGSMTFETPMLWAVGFIFVFTMGGFTGLILALAPIDIGAQDTYYVVAHFHYVLVAGSLFAMFAGFYYWCPKWTGYMANETRGKIHFWTSMIFFNVTFFPMHFLGLAGMPRRYADYPTQFADFNMVASIGALGFGLSQVYFLVFVVMPAYRGHGEKAPMKPWDGAKGLEWTIPSPAPHHTFETPPDAKELHAAGI; this comes from the coding sequence ATGAGCACAGTCTCTACAACACACGATCACGCACACGATCACGCACATGATGACCATACGCCGCATGGCTGGCGTCGTTGGTTGTTTGCTACCAACCATAAAGATATCGGTACAATGTATCTGATTTTTTCTTTTGTGAGCTTGTTAGCTGGTGGCGTAATGGCTTTAGGTATTCGTCTGGAGTTATTCCAGCCAGGCCTCCAGTTTTTCCGCCCCGAGTTTTTTAATCAATTAACAACCATGCATGGTCTTGTGATGGTTTTCGGTGCGATCATGCCAGCATTCGTGGGATTTGCAAACTGGATGGTTCCATTGCAAATTGGTGCGTCTGACATGGCTTTTGCCCGCATGAACAACTTTAGTTTCTGGATCTTGCCAGTGGCTGCATGTTTACTGTTTGGTTCATTCTTAGCTCCTGGCGGTGCTCCTGCCGGTGGTTGGACTTTGTATGCGCCATTGACATCGCAGATGGGGCCTGGCCTTGATATGGCTATTTTTGCCCTCCATTTATTGGGCGCTTCCTCGATCATGGGCTCGATCAATATCATCGTTACCATTTTGAACATGCGCGCTCCCGGTTTGACATTGATGAAAATGCCAATGTTCTGCTGGACTTGGTTGATTACGGCTTACTTGTTAATTGCTGTAATGCCAGTATTGGCTGGTGCAATTACGATGGTTCTGACAGATCGCCATTTTGGTACATCCTTCTTCTCCGCAGTCGGTGGCGGCGATCCAATCATGTTCCAGCATATTTTTTGGTTCTTTGGTCACCCTGAGGTTTACATCATGATTCTTCCGGCTTTTGGAATCGTGAGTGAGATTATTCCGGCATTCTCCAGAAAAACCTTGTTTGGTTACAGTTCGATGGTTTATGCAACTTCATCCATTGCAATTCTGTCCTTCATTGTTTGGGCTCATCACATGTTTGCAACAGGCATGCCAGTAACTGGCCAGCTGTTCTTCATGTACGCCACGATGTTGATCGCAGTGCCAACGGGCGTGAAGATTTTTAACTGGATTGCAACAATGTGGAAAGGGTCTATGACCTTTGAAACCCCAATGTTGTGGGCAGTCGGTTTTATTTTCGTATTCACCATGGGTGGTTTCACAGGCTTGATCTTGGCATTAGCGCCGATTGATATTGGTGCACAAGATACCTATTATGTAGTTGCCCATTTCCACTACGTTTTAGTTGCTGGATCTTTATTTGCGATGTTTGCTGGCTTCTACTACTGGTGTCCAAAGTGGACTGGCTATATGGCTAATGAGACGCGTGGCAAGATCCACTTTTGGACTTCCATGATCTTCTTCAACGTTACTTTCTTCCCAATGCATTTCTTGGGTCTGGCAGGTATGCCACGTCGTTATGCGGACTACCCAACACAGTTTGCTGACTTCAACATGGTTGCCTCTATTGGCGCACTAGGTTTTGGTTTATCTCAGGTGTACTTCTTGGTATTTGTTGTGATGCCAGC
- the coxB gene encoding cytochrome c oxidase subunit II: MNLFGKVTRALLYLVGAFGAAAAVASENMPGGPQVMQLNFAAPATKIMQEIHWLHWMMLVICAVIFVGVFGVMFYSILKHRKSLGAKSASFHESTTVEIIWTVIPLLIVIGMALPATKTVVAMKDTTNSDITIKTTGYQWKWGYDYIKGEGEGINFLSTLSTSRESINNLAPKSNTYLMEVDNEMVVPVGKKIRLITTANDVIHAWTIPAFGVKQDAIPGFVRDTWFRAEKIGTFRGQCSELCGAQHAFMPIVVRVVSPEDYTAWVAEKKKEMAAASDDPSKVYTLDEQKERGAKVYAANCAACHQANGKGAGTFPALDASKVVLGPKEGQYNILLNGKNAMPKWSGVISDGDIAAVITYTRNAWGNKTGDVVQTQDIVVTRAGK; the protein is encoded by the coding sequence ATGAATTTATTTGGAAAAGTCACTAGAGCATTGCTCTATTTGGTAGGCGCATTTGGTGCTGCAGCGGCAGTTGCTTCCGAGAATATGCCCGGTGGCCCACAGGTAATGCAGCTTAATTTTGCTGCACCTGCAACAAAAATCATGCAAGAGATTCATTGGTTGCATTGGATGATGTTGGTCATTTGCGCAGTAATTTTTGTTGGCGTGTTTGGAGTGATGTTTTATTCAATTCTCAAGCACCGTAAATCATTGGGTGCAAAATCTGCCTCATTCCACGAAAGCACCACTGTCGAAATTATTTGGACAGTTATTCCATTGCTTATCGTTATTGGAATGGCCTTACCAGCAACTAAAACGGTTGTTGCTATGAAGGACACCACCAATTCAGACATCACCATCAAAACCACTGGATATCAGTGGAAATGGGGATATGACTACATCAAAGGCGAAGGTGAGGGAATCAACTTCCTCTCTACATTGTCGACATCCCGTGAATCAATTAATAACCTCGCACCCAAATCAAATACCTATTTGATGGAAGTTGATAATGAAATGGTTGTTCCGGTCGGTAAAAAAATCCGTTTAATTACCACCGCTAATGACGTTATTCATGCTTGGACAATTCCAGCATTCGGCGTAAAGCAAGATGCGATTCCTGGATTTGTTCGTGATACTTGGTTCAGGGCAGAAAAAATCGGCACCTTCCGCGGGCAATGTTCGGAGTTGTGCGGTGCCCAGCATGCGTTTATGCCGATTGTCGTTCGCGTAGTTTCGCCAGAAGATTACACCGCATGGGTTGCAGAGAAGAAAAAAGAAATGGCGGCAGCCTCAGATGACCCATCTAAGGTTTACACATTAGATGAGCAAAAAGAGCGCGGCGCCAAAGTGTATGCCGCAAATTGTGCTGCATGCCACCAAGCAAACGGTAAGGGTGCGGGCACATTCCCTGCTTTAGATGCCAGCAAGGTTGTATTGGGTCCTAAAGAAGGTCAATACAATATTTTGTTGAACGGCAAAAATGCAATGCCGAAATGGTCTGGCGTGATTTCTGATGGCGATATTGCTGCGGTCATTACCTACACCCGTAACGCATGGGGCAACAAAACGGGTGACGTTGTTCAGACTCAAGACATTGTTGTTACGCGCGCAGGCAAATAA
- a CDS encoding methyltransferase domain-containing protein: protein MTQSIAWLQDEIADRMLQKLDIVKLDVKDVLVLPDFLGLHTLFLAKRFPGVRFHSAPESEISGFARWQFRVRRWWNSRCRAGAFISMSDFEKTGRIDLPDHSVDLVFSTLLIQDLPDPKYFLRECWRVLKEGGLLSFSYLGPDTGKELQVAGLAKQLAIEPLASPWDMHDMGDALLGERFSDPVMDMEFLHLEYVADELLITDAIALKLVSSLGHRTPKVADLPKKLTLEVIYGHAWALGKHLAKPQDHIAYIDPKQIQRKTTIDSD from the coding sequence ATGACCCAATCAATAGCATGGCTTCAAGACGAAATTGCAGACCGGATGCTGCAAAAATTAGACATCGTGAAGTTAGACGTAAAGGATGTCTTAGTACTTCCAGATTTCCTAGGTCTACATACGCTCTTTCTTGCTAAGCGTTTTCCGGGTGTGCGTTTTCATAGTGCCCCAGAGTCAGAAATATCCGGTTTTGCCCGTTGGCAATTCAGGGTAAGGCGCTGGTGGAATTCTCGATGCAGGGCAGGGGCATTTATCTCCATGTCAGATTTTGAAAAAACGGGTCGCATTGACCTTCCTGACCATTCTGTTGATTTGGTTTTCAGTACTCTATTGATCCAAGATCTTCCTGATCCAAAGTATTTCTTGCGGGAGTGTTGGAGGGTGCTGAAAGAGGGTGGCTTACTCTCATTTAGCTATCTTGGACCCGATACCGGAAAAGAGCTGCAGGTTGCGGGTTTGGCTAAACAGCTAGCTATTGAGCCACTAGCTAGCCCGTGGGATATGCATGACATGGGAGATGCCCTGCTTGGAGAGCGCTTTTCTGATCCTGTGATGGATATGGAGTTTCTCCATCTGGAATATGTTGCTGATGAACTGCTGATCACTGATGCAATAGCTTTAAAGTTGGTTTCATCATTGGGTCACAGAACTCCAAAAGTAGCAGATTTACCCAAAAAACTTACCTTAGAAGTCATTTATGGACATGCTTGGGCGCTTGGCAAACATCTAGCAAAGCCACAAGATCACATCGCTTATATCGACCCAAAGCAAATACAGCGCAAGACAACAATTGATTCTGATTAA
- a CDS encoding phosphoribosyltransferase family protein: MNPPFFDETYCLDRYDGILQAALHQLKYQRRLACAHGLAIAWNERMIEPLQAVEADFLFPVPLSQEKLCFRGFNQSWELARRIRCTVNIQKHAHVLMRHHHTQHQAAENRINRHKAIRDMFYVNPQYQALLQGSSIVIFDDVMTSGATLNEIARVLKDNGVSRVINWVLLRTQRPSKQLRN; this comes from the coding sequence ATGAACCCACCGTTTTTTGATGAGACATACTGCTTAGATCGATATGACGGAATACTGCAAGCGGCTTTACATCAATTGAAATATCAGCGCCGCCTGGCCTGTGCCCATGGGCTGGCAATAGCATGGAATGAGCGAATGATCGAACCGCTTCAGGCCGTTGAAGCTGACTTCCTCTTTCCTGTGCCGCTCAGCCAGGAAAAACTCTGCTTCAGGGGCTTTAACCAAAGTTGGGAACTCGCTAGAAGAATTCGTTGTACCGTCAATATTCAGAAGCATGCCCATGTTTTAATGCGCCACCATCACACCCAACATCAAGCCGCTGAAAATAGAATCAATCGCCATAAAGCGATTCGCGATATGTTTTATGTCAATCCACAATATCAAGCATTATTACAAGGCAGTAGCATTGTGATTTTTGATGATGTCATGACTAGCGGAGCCACTCTGAACGAGATCGCTCGCGTTCTGAAGGACAATGGCGTAAGTCGGGTTATCAATTGGGTTCTACTGAGAACACAAAGACCCTCCAAGCAACTCAGAAACTAA
- the trmL gene encoding tRNA (uridine(34)/cytosine(34)/5-carboxymethylaminomethyluridine(34)-2'-O)-methyltransferase TrmL, with translation MFNIVLFEPEIPPNTGNIIRLCANTGAKLHLIEPLGFPMEDAKLRRAGLDYHEFAKVKVHPNWQQFLIDEQPKPNRIFALTTKGSGKFHEGQYLADDYFVFGSETKGISDEVRSSIPIPNQMRLAMYASSRSLNLSNTVAIVVYEAWRQNGLTGGA, from the coding sequence ATGTTCAACATTGTTTTATTCGAACCAGAGATACCACCGAATACTGGCAACATTATTCGTCTATGTGCCAATACAGGAGCCAAACTCCACTTAATTGAGCCACTGGGTTTTCCTATGGAAGATGCCAAGCTTCGTAGGGCTGGACTTGACTATCATGAGTTCGCCAAGGTGAAGGTGCACCCAAACTGGCAACAGTTTCTAATAGACGAGCAACCGAAACCTAATCGTATTTTTGCATTGACTACCAAGGGCTCTGGAAAGTTTCATGAAGGCCAATACTTGGCAGATGATTATTTTGTTTTTGGCTCTGAAACAAAAGGAATCAGCGATGAGGTGCGAAGTTCCATACCAATACCCAACCAGATGCGCTTAGCGATGTACGCTAGTAGTCGCAGCTTGAATCTATCAAATACTGTTGCAATTGTGGTTTATGAGGCATGGAGACAAAACGGACTTACTGGCGGCGCTTGA
- a CDS encoding NAD(P)H-dependent glycerol-3-phosphate dehydrogenase translates to MKVTLLGAGSWGTAMAAQAARHLQSGDVCLWSRNAGQLEGIEKTGENAAYLPKVLLPQELQLEADFQQAIERLSADDLLVIATPMSGLSETVARALDAAKHSLNIIWLCKGLEPITTLLPHQVVEREDRLHSRGLQHQYGVVSGPSFAQEVGNGMPCALTVASRSTVLCGIVQAAFHHGNMRIYASDDLVGVELGGAIKNVLAIAAGIGDGLDLGLNARAAVLTRGLAEMMRLVKAAGGRPETCMGLTGVGDLILTATGDLSRNRRVGLALAAGQSLPEILKSLGHVAEGVLCASAVADLATRLGVEMPITAMMGDVLSGKLAPDQAVKKLMGRDPTVEA, encoded by the coding sequence ATGAAAGTGACACTGCTTGGAGCTGGTTCCTGGGGCACGGCTATGGCCGCGCAAGCTGCGCGTCACTTGCAGTCAGGCGATGTTTGCTTATGGTCTAGAAATGCTGGGCAGCTCGAGGGTATTGAGAAGACGGGTGAGAATGCCGCTTATTTGCCAAAGGTTTTGTTACCTCAAGAACTTCAATTAGAGGCAGACTTTCAACAGGCGATCGAACGGCTTTCTGCGGATGACCTGCTAGTAATAGCCACCCCGATGTCAGGATTGTCAGAAACCGTTGCGCGGGCATTAGATGCTGCGAAACATTCACTGAATATTATTTGGTTATGTAAAGGTCTAGAACCTATCACGACCCTACTGCCACACCAAGTTGTGGAACGTGAAGATCGGCTACATAGTCGCGGCTTACAACATCAATATGGCGTAGTGTCCGGGCCTAGTTTTGCTCAAGAGGTTGGCAATGGTATGCCCTGTGCCCTGACAGTGGCGAGTAGATCTACTGTTTTATGTGGCATTGTTCAAGCGGCTTTTCATCATGGCAATATGCGAATTTACGCTAGCGATGATTTGGTTGGCGTTGAATTAGGTGGTGCTATTAAAAATGTACTCGCTATTGCAGCAGGCATCGGTGACGGTTTGGATCTTGGGCTCAATGCAAGAGCTGCTGTATTAACTCGGGGGCTTGCAGAAATGATGCGCCTAGTAAAAGCGGCCGGCGGAAGACCTGAGACATGCATGGGACTCACTGGCGTAGGTGATTTAATCTTGACTGCAACAGGAGACTTATCGCGTAATCGCCGTGTAGGTCTTGCGCTAGCGGCAGGCCAGTCTTTACCAGAAATATTAAAGAGTCTAGGACATGTAGCTGAAGGTGTTTTATGCGCTTCCGCCGTTGCAGATTTAGCCACTCGCTTAGGAGTGGAGATGCCGATTACTGCGATGATGGGTGATGTCTTGTCAGGAAAGTTAGCACCAGATCAGGCTGTGAAAAAATTAATGGGTCGCGATCCCACCGTTGAGGCTTAG
- the secB gene encoding protein-export chaperone SecB, which produces MTDQTIPVQDNADNSKEPGFRIQRIYLKDLSLEQPHAPQILLIAAEPQVEVEVDVAVTRLSDDIFEVALIATVTAKVDDKALFLVEAKQAGIFEFNNIPPEQVDPMLGIACPTILYPYLRSNIADTISRAGFQPIHLNEMNFHGMYEHRMMQAQLAAVEESKGTLPN; this is translated from the coding sequence ATGACCGATCAGACCATTCCCGTCCAAGATAATGCGGATAACTCAAAAGAGCCCGGTTTTCGGATTCAACGAATTTATCTTAAAGATTTATCGCTAGAGCAGCCGCATGCACCCCAAATTTTATTGATTGCAGCAGAGCCACAAGTCGAGGTTGAGGTAGATGTTGCCGTGACCCGCTTAAGTGATGACATTTTTGAAGTGGCTTTGATCGCTACTGTTACTGCTAAGGTGGACGACAAAGCACTGTTTTTGGTTGAGGCAAAACAAGCAGGTATTTTTGAGTTCAATAATATCCCGCCAGAACAAGTCGATCCAATGCTCGGTATCGCCTGCCCAACTATTTTGTATCCCTATTTGCGCTCAAATATTGCAGATACAATCAGTCGTGCTGGCTTCCAGCCAATTCATTTAAACGAGATGAATTTCCACGGCATGTATGAGCATCGCATGATGCAGGCTCAACTAGCCGCTGTCGAAGAAAGCAAGGGAACCCTCCCTAACTAA
- the grxC gene encoding glutaredoxin 3: MPTVIMYSTQVCPYCVMAEKLLQKKGVADLEKILIDRDPAQRETMMTRTGRRTVPQIYIGDTHVGGYDDLVALDRAGQLDPLLA; the protein is encoded by the coding sequence ATGCCCACAGTGATCATGTATAGCACCCAAGTTTGCCCCTACTGTGTAATGGCAGAAAAGCTCCTACAAAAGAAAGGCGTTGCCGATCTTGAGAAAATCTTAATTGATCGCGATCCAGCTCAGCGCGAAACAATGATGACTCGTACAGGTCGTCGCACAGTTCCTCAAATTTATATCGGCGATACCCATGTAGGTGGTTATGACGATCTAGTGGCCTTAGATCGTGCTGGGCAGCTTGACCCATTATTAGCTTAA
- a CDS encoding rhodanese-like domain-containing protein: protein MNFLTQIDNLALIALLLVSGLALFLPTLSTLISGKGLSPAEATIWMNRRKAAVVDLRSDTEFKAGHLPGAKNVSAAQITSSIEKLKLDRKNPLILVCGTGASSRKALTEVQKMGFAELSTLDGGVQAWQAAALPLVK, encoded by the coding sequence ATGAACTTTCTCACACAAATTGATAATCTAGCGCTTATAGCCCTCCTACTAGTATCCGGCTTAGCACTCTTCTTGCCTACATTATCTACGCTTATTAGCGGAAAAGGCTTATCTCCTGCTGAGGCGACGATTTGGATGAATCGCCGAAAAGCAGCCGTTGTTGACCTTCGCTCCGATACTGAATTTAAAGCGGGCCATTTGCCAGGTGCAAAGAATGTATCCGCAGCACAAATCACCTCTAGCATTGAAAAGCTAAAGTTAGACCGTAAAAATCCGCTGATTCTGGTTTGCGGAACGGGTGCTAGCTCACGTAAGGCCCTTACAGAAGTACAAAAAATGGGTTTTGCAGAGCTAAGCACTTTGGATGGTGGCGTGCAGGCTTGGCAGGCCGCAGCCCTGCCCCTCGTTAAATAA
- the gpmA gene encoding 2,3-diphosphoglycerate-dependent phosphoglycerate mutase, translating to MKQLVLIRHGESAWNLENRFTGWADVDLTPKGTEQALAAGENLRKAGYEFDVAYTSVLRRAIRTLWHVQDTMDLMWLPVVHSWRLNERHYGALTGLNKAETAAQYGDAQVHIWRRSYDVRPPLLEADDERNAHQDRRYAKLNPSDIPLGECLKDNVERVLPLWNESIAPALKAGKRVLLVAHGNSIRSLIKYLDQVSDEDIMEINVPNGIPLVYELDDNLKPIQHFYLD from the coding sequence ATGAAACAACTTGTCCTTATTCGTCATGGCGAATCCGCCTGGAACCTCGAAAACCGCTTTACTGGTTGGGCAGACGTTGACTTAACCCCAAAAGGGACCGAACAAGCCCTAGCAGCCGGAGAAAACCTCCGCAAAGCAGGATATGAGTTTGATGTGGCCTACACCTCGGTATTAAGACGGGCCATTAGAACCTTATGGCATGTTCAAGACACTATGGATTTAATGTGGCTCCCTGTTGTGCATAGCTGGAGGCTTAATGAGCGTCACTATGGTGCCCTCACCGGCCTGAACAAAGCAGAGACGGCTGCCCAATACGGGGATGCCCAAGTACATATTTGGCGTCGCTCCTACGATGTTCGTCCGCCACTATTGGAGGCTGATGATGAGCGCAATGCCCATCAGGACCGTCGCTATGCAAAATTGAATCCCAGTGACATTCCTCTCGGTGAATGCTTAAAAGACAATGTCGAGCGCGTGCTTCCCTTATGGAACGAGTCTATTGCCCCAGCCCTAAAAGCCGGCAAGCGGGTATTACTGGTTGCGCACGGCAACAGTATTCGCTCTTTAATTAAGTATTTAGATCAAGTCTCTGATGAGGACATTATGGAAATTAACGTCCCCAACGGTATTCCACTTGTTTATGAGCTTGATGACAATCTCAAACCAATTCAACATTTTTATCTCGATTAA
- a CDS encoding S41 family peptidase: protein MRQFMKNFALIAVGLIAGVAATIQLSATAQQGSTLPLDELRTLSNVFAQIKREYVEPIEDKQLLTDAVKGMVSSLDPHSTYLDKKDFSEMQEQTSGKFAGLGIEITSEDGVVKVLNPIEDSPAARAGLQAGDLITRLDDKPVRGMSLDKAVRTMRGAPGTKITLTVFRKSEDRSFPVTITRAEIKVQSVKTKILDNNIAWVRVTSFQERTVPDLAKKLTEIASQDPKLKGVILDLRNNGGGLLQGAVGVAAAFLPADAVIVSTKGQTADSKQIFNATPAMYRLSEPGDPLAGVPAIFKKLPMVVLVNAYSASASEIVAGALQDYKRATIIGKTTFGKGSVQTVRPLTNDSALKITTAYYYTPTGKSIQAYGIKPDIAVDQNKDGDPDDVLITREIDSEKHLRNKQSSEEKLAADREKRRLEELQRIEEKNAKKTPEEKEKDKAKKPVELGGADDFMLTQAVAFINGDPVKRSASKLE from the coding sequence ATGCGCCAATTCATGAAAAACTTCGCCCTTATTGCTGTCGGCCTTATAGCCGGGGTTGCAGCAACCATTCAACTTTCAGCAACAGCACAGCAGGGTTCAACACTGCCCCTTGATGAGCTGCGCACTTTATCGAATGTTTTTGCTCAAATCAAGCGCGAGTATGTTGAGCCAATCGAAGATAAGCAATTACTTACGGATGCCGTAAAGGGTATGGTGAGTAGTCTTGATCCGCATTCCACTTATTTAGACAAAAAAGATTTTTCTGAAATGCAGGAACAGACTTCAGGTAAGTTTGCGGGCCTCGGAATTGAAATCACCTCTGAAGATGGTGTGGTTAAAGTACTAAATCCAATTGAAGATAGCCCTGCGGCACGTGCTGGCCTCCAAGCGGGTGATCTCATTACCCGCTTAGATGACAAGCCCGTGCGTGGCATGTCCTTGGATAAAGCCGTTCGTACAATGCGTGGTGCACCCGGCACAAAAATTACCTTAACGGTATTTCGTAAAAGCGAAGATCGTAGCTTCCCGGTAACGATCACACGCGCTGAAATTAAAGTGCAATCGGTTAAAACTAAAATTTTAGATAACAACATCGCTTGGGTGAGAGTGACTAGCTTTCAAGAGCGCACCGTTCCTGATTTAGCTAAAAAATTAACTGAGATTGCTAGTCAAGACCCTAAACTCAAAGGCGTTATTCTGGATCTCAGAAATAATGGCGGCGGTTTATTGCAAGGGGCAGTTGGTGTCGCAGCGGCATTTCTACCAGCAGATGCGGTCATTGTTTCAACTAAAGGTCAAACAGCAGACTCCAAGCAAATATTCAATGCCACACCTGCCATGTATCGATTGAGTGAACCTGGAGATCCCCTAGCTGGAGTACCTGCAATATTTAAAAAATTGCCTATGGTTGTTTTGGTTAATGCGTATTCTGCATCCGCCTCTGAGATTGTTGCTGGCGCTTTGCAAGATTACAAGCGTGCAACCATTATTGGTAAGACTACCTTTGGCAAAGGATCAGTTCAAACAGTACGCCCCCTAACAAATGATTCCGCTTTAAAGATCACCACTGCCTATTACTACACACCTACTGGTAAGTCTATTCAAGCCTACGGTATCAAACCGGATATTGCTGTTGATCAAAATAAAGATGGCGATCCTGATGACGTATTGATTACCCGTGAAATTGATAGTGAGAAGCACTTACGCAATAAGCAATCTTCAGAAGAAAAATTGGCTGCTGATCGTGAGAAGCGTCGACTCGAAGAGTTGCAGCGCATCGAAGAAAAGAACGCTAAGAAAACACCCGAAGAAAAAGAAAAAGATAAGGCCAAGAAACCTGTAGAGTTAGGCGGTGCGGATGACTTTATGCTAACTCAGGCAGTAGCCTTTATTAATGGCGACCCTGTAAAGCGCTCCGCTTCTAAGCTTGAGTAA
- the moeB gene encoding molybdopterin-synthase adenylyltransferase MoeB, protein MNDGQLLRYSRHLLLDEIDVQGQERLLAARVLIIGAGGLGSAAAPYLAAAGVGTITLVDHDLVELTNLQRQIMHTEHSLGKSKVDSGKQFLLGLNSELIIHAIQEKASEALLKSLLPSIDVVLDCTDNFATRQIINAACFHHRVPLVSGSALKFDGQLNVFDARNTKSPCYACLFSPQEQFEEVNCSSMGIFSPLVGIIGAMQAAQALQLLIGFGQPLVGRMLLWNAHNTQIDEIRLTRNPECLVCGNAETPTKSFGN, encoded by the coding sequence ATGAATGACGGGCAGTTACTTCGCTATTCAAGGCATCTATTGCTAGATGAAATTGATGTGCAGGGGCAAGAGAGACTACTAGCCGCTCGCGTGCTGATTATTGGTGCAGGCGGCTTAGGTAGTGCGGCTGCGCCCTATTTAGCTGCTGCAGGCGTTGGAACAATAACATTAGTAGATCATGACCTAGTTGAATTGACTAATCTGCAACGTCAAATCATGCATACCGAGCATTCTCTTGGGAAAAGTAAAGTAGATTCGGGAAAGCAGTTTCTATTAGGATTAAATTCTGAGCTAATCATTCACGCTATTCAAGAAAAAGCATCTGAGGCTCTACTCAAATCACTGCTACCTAGCATCGATGTCGTATTAGATTGCACGGATAACTTTGCTACTCGCCAGATCATAAATGCAGCATGCTTTCATCATCGAGTACCGCTAGTTTCTGGCTCAGCATTAAAGTTTGACGGACAACTCAATGTCTTTGATGCTCGAAACACAAAATCCCCTTGTTATGCCTGCCTATTTTCACCTCAAGAGCAATTTGAAGAAGTGAATTGCTCTAGCATGGGAATCTTCTCTCCTTTAGTCGGCATCATTGGTGCCATGCAAGCCGCACAAGCCTTGCAATTACTTATTGGGTTTGGTCAGCCACTAGTTGGAAGAATGCTACTTTGGAATGCACACAATACGCAAATTGATGAAATTCGACTTACTCGAAATCCAGAGTGTCTAGTGTGCGGGAATGCAGAAACCCCTACTAAGTCATTCGGTAATTAA